Proteins from a genomic interval of Trifolium pratense cultivar HEN17-A07 linkage group LG6, ARS_RC_1.1, whole genome shotgun sequence:
- the LOC123893116 gene encoding probable inactive patatin-like protein 9 gives MELSKVTLEIFTKLEQQWLSLSPCKTTSKTRILSIDGGGTTAIVSGAALIHLEDQIRSQTNNPHAQITDYFDIITGTGIGAILAAMITADDGFGRPLYTARDAVNFITERNHEFYKAKTVGVFRRRRRFSSTSIENLLKRVFQRKENKGKSLTLKDTCKPLLIPCFDLKSSAPFVFSRADASESPSFNFELWKVCRATSSTPSLFKPFQFSSVDGKTSCSAVDGGLVMNNPAAAAVTHVLHNKRDFPAVNSVEDLMVLSIGNGAPANRVRDVRECSTSTVVDIALDGVSETVDQMLGNAFSWNRTDYARIQAFGLGEKGSWEETEVLNERVLESLPFGGKRLLQESNGNRIERFVQRLVATGKSSLPPSPCKVTPLVSC, from the exons ATGGAGCTTAGTAAAGTAACATTAGAAATATTCACAAAACTCGAACAACAATGGCTCTCACTCTCACCCTGCAAAACCACTTCCAAAACTCGCATACTCAGCATTGACGGCGGAGGAACCACCGCCATTGTCTCCGGTGCTGCCTTAATCCACCTTGAGGACCAGATCCGCTCACAAACCAACAATCCTCACGCTCAAATCACCGATTACTTCGACATCATAACCGGAACTGGCATTGGCGCAATACTCGCCGCGATGATCACCGCCGATGACGGTTTCGGCAGACCTCTGTACACAGCCAGAGATGCTGTCAACTTCATCACCGAAAGGAATCACGAATTTTATAAGGCGAAAACCGTCGGAGTTTTTCGCCGGCGTCGGAGATTCTCATCCACGAGCATTGAGAATTTGTTGAAGCGAGTTtttcaaagaaaagaaaacaaaggaaAATCGTTGACGTTAAAGGACACGTGTAAGCCTCTGCTTATTCCTTGCTTCGATCTAAAAAGCTCTGCGCCGTTCGTTTTCTCACGAGCCGACGCGTCCGAGTCCCCGAGTTTCAACTTCGAGCTATGGAAAGTCTGTCGCGCCACGTCATCAACTCCAAGCTTATTCAAACCGTTTCAATTCTCCTCCGTCGACGGAAAAACCTCTTGCTCAGCCGTAGACGGTGGTCTTGTGATGAACAATCCAGCCGCTGCAGCCGTCACGCATGTTCTCCATAACAAACGCGATTTCCCGGCGGTGAACAGCGTCGAGGATCTGATGGTTCTGTCCATCGGAAACGGAGCTCCGGCGAATAGAGTTCGTGATGTTCGTGAATGTTCGACGTCGACGGTTGTTGACATTGCTCTCGACGGCGTATCGGAAACCGTTGATCAGATGTTAGGAAACGCTTTCAGTTGGAACCGTACTGACTACGCCAGAATTCAG gcgTTTGGTTTAGGAGAAAAGGGAAGTTGGGAAGAAACGGAAGTGTTGAATGAGAGAGTGTTGGAGTCGTTACCGTTTGGTGGGAAACGGTTACTACAAGAAAGTAACGGTAACAGAATTGAGAGGTTTGTGCAACGTCTTGTTGCTACTGGAAAGTCTAGTTTACCACCTAGTCCTTGTAAGGTTACGCCGTTAGTTTCTTGCTAA
- the LOC123892242 gene encoding ARM REPEAT PROTEIN INTERACTING WITH ABF2-like, with product MLGSEDPTIHYEAVGVIGNLVHSSPEIKKEVLLARALQPVICLLSSCCLESQREAALLIGQFATTDSDCKIHIGQRGAIKPLIDMLESSDLQLREMSTFALGRLARDSHNQAGIAYNGGIEPLLKLLGTKNTSVQHNASFALYALADNEVKLVSLFFTWSTLYAKRRYFNVLNKMNIYLFVNLCNFNGNDVKRL from the exons ATGCTTGGATCAGAGGATCCTACAATACATTATGAGGCG GTTGGTGTGATTGGAAATCTGGTCCATTCTTCGCCGGAAATTAAGAAAGAGGTTCTTCTAGCCAGGGCTTTACAGCCAGTTATTTGCTTACTAAG TTCCTGTTGTTTGGAGAGCCAACGAGAAGCAGCTCTTTTAATCGGTCAATTTGCTACAACGGATTCAGATTGCAAG ATTCACATTGGCCAAAGAGGGGCGATAAAACCCTTAATTGACATGCTTGAGTCTTCAGATTTACAGCTTAGGGAAATGTCAACTTTTGCACTTGGGAGGTTGGCCCGG GACTCGCACAATCAAGCTGGTATCGCCTACAATGGAGGTATAGAGCCTCTGCTCAAGCTTCTTGGCACAAAGAATACTTCTGTCCAACACAATGCATCTTTTGCTCTTTATGCTCTTGCGGATAATGAGGTGAAGTTGGTTTCCTTGTTCTTTACTTGGTCAACATTGTATGCGAAACGGAGATATTTCAATGTTCTAAATAAGatgaatatatatttgtttgtaaatttgtgtaattttaatGGAAATGATGTGAAAAGACtataa
- the LOC123893113 gene encoding ARM REPEAT PROTEIN INTERACTING WITH ABF2-like codes for MAPTLYKNEVKHSKLNFRNHFHFLISNLMDLRTRNMKRKLDFTEQDELPNNPQRRRLDLPADISKRIHFLKSAFSSSDSDRCSARSALFVLTEFAKDEDIVDVIVDCGAVPALVKVLETANAKVSDDGDCHADCHADRHRYEMEKDCAFVLGLLAVKQEYQQLIVDAGALPHLVELLKRPKSPIISQALFSGILRKAADTITNLAHENTSIKTLVRLEGGIPPLVELLEFNDTKVQRAAAGALRTLAFQNAENKNQIIQWNALPTLVLMLGSEDPTIHYEAVGVIGNLVHSSPEIKKEVLLAGALQPVICLLSSCCLESQREAALLIGQFATTDSDCKIHIAQRGAIKPLIDMLESSDLQLREMSTFALGRLAQDSHNQAGIAYNGGIEPLLKLLGTKNTSVQHNASFALYALADNEDNVAVIIKAGGFQKLHEGHFNAQPTQECVTKTLKRLEEKMQGRVLKHMLYLMRTGDKGVKIRVVLALAHLCSPDDRKTIFIDNNGLELLLELLQSTNQKQKGEASAALHAMAAKGMRASILDPAPTSPTPQVYMSEEYVNNPILSDVTFIVEGKRFYAHRSCLLSSDIFHAMFDGGYREKEAKDIEIPNIKWNVFELMMRFIYTGTVDVDLDVAVDLLKAADQYLLDGLKRICEYTISKGISVENVSLMYAMSETFNATSLRHSCILFVLNQFDSLCSKPWYSHFIHCIVPDIHKFFSTLLTTKFGLVDP; via the exons ATGGCGCCAACTCTGTATAAAAATGAAGTGAAGCATTCGAAATTGAACTTCCGCaaccattttcattttctaatttctaatcTAATGGATCTTCGCACGCGTAACATGAAGCGAAAACTCGATTTCACTGAACAAGATGAATTACCAAACAATCCCCAACGTCGTCGTTTAGATCTTCCCGCCGATATTTCCAAACGGATTCATTTCCTCAAATCTGCTTTTTCATCATCCGATTCAGATCGTTGCTCTGCCAGAAGTGCTCTCTTCGTTCTCACCGAGTTCGCTAAAGACG AGGATATTGTGGATGTTATAGTGGATTGTGGTGCTGTTCCTGCTTTGGTGAAGGTTCTGGAGACGGCGAACGCGAAGGTGAGTGATGATGGTGATTGTCATGCTGATTGTCATGCCGATCGTCATCGGTATGAAATGGAGAAAGATTGCGCGTTCGTCCTTGGTCTACTCGCTGTCAAG CAAGAGTATCAACAACTCATTGTTGATGCTGGAGCCTTGCCCCATCTTGTAGAATTGTTAAAGAGACCCAAAAGCCCTATCATTTCTCAAGCTCTTTTTTCGGGTATTCTTAGAAAAGCAGCTGACACAATAACCAACCTTGCCCATGAAAATACCAGCATCAAGACCCTTGTCAG GTTGGAAGGTGGTATCCCTCCTCTTGTTGAATTGCTTGAATTCAATGATACCAAGGTACAGAGAGCAGCTGCAGGGGCATTGCGAACTCTTGCATTTCAAAATGCTGAAAATAAAAACCAG ATTATTCAATGGAATGCGTTGCCCACTCTTGTACTGATGCTTGGATCAGAGGATCCTACAATACATTATGAGGCG GTTGGTGTGATCGGAAATTTGGTCCACTCTTCGCCGGAAATTAAGAAAGAGGTTCTTCTAGCCGGGGCTTTACAGCCAGTTATTTGCTTACTAAG TTCCTGCTGTTTGGAGAGCCAACGAGAAGCAGCTCTTTTAATCGGTCAATTTGCTACAACGGATTCAGATTGCAAG ATTCACATTGCCCAAAGAGGGGCGATAAAACCCTTAATTGACATGCTTGAGTCTTCAGATTTACAGCTTAGGGAAATGTCAACTTTTGCACTTGGGAGGTTGGCCCAG GACTCACACAATCAAGCTGGTATCGCTTACAATGGAGGTATAGAGCCTCTGCTCAAGCTTCTTGGCACAAAGAATACTTCTGTCCAACACAATGCATCTTTTGCTCTTTATGCTCTTGCGGATAATGAG GACAATGTTGCCGTTATTATTAAGGCCGGCGGTTTTCAAAAACTGCATGAGGGACATTTCAATGCTCAA CCCACTCAAGAGTGTGTAACAAAGACATTAAAAAGATTGGAAGAGAAGATGCAAGGGCGA GTACTGAAACACATGCTATATCTTATGCGCACTGGGGACAAGGGTGTTAAAATACGAGTAGTTCTTGCTCTTGCACATTTATGTTCCCCTGATGATCGTAAAACTATTTTCATTGACAATAATG GATTAGAATTGCTGTTGGAGCTTCTTcaatctacaaaccaaaagcaGAAGGGTGAAGCTTCAGCAGCCCTTCACGCAATGGCTGCCAAAGGAATGCGTGCCTCTATTCTTGATCCTGCTCCTACATCACCAACTCCCCAG GTTTACATGAGCGAGGAATATGTAAACAATCCTATACTTTCTGACGTCACATTCATAGTTGAAG GAAAAAGGTTTTATGCTCATAGGTCTTGTTTACTTTCTTCTGATATATTTCATGCAATGTTCGATGGAGGTTATAGG GAAAAGGAAGCCAAAGATATAGAGATTCCAAATATTAAATGGAATGTCTTTGAGTTGATGATGAG ATTTATATACACTGGAACAGTGGATGTTGATTTGGATGTTGCTGTGGACCTCCTTAAAGCTGCAGATCAATATCTTCTTGACGGTCTTAAGCGTATTTGTGAATATACCATTTCTAAG GGTATTTCTGTGGAAAATGTTTCACTAATGTACGCGATGTCAGAGACTTTCAATGCTACATCGTTAAGACATTCATGCATACTCTTTGTTCTGAATCAATTTGATAGCTTGTGTTCCAAACCATG GTATTCTCACTTTATTCATTGCATTGTGCCAGACATTCACAAATTCTTCTCAACTTTACTTACCACTAAATTTGGTCTTGTGGATCCTTAG
- the LOC123893117 gene encoding DAR GTPase 3, chloroplastic: protein MVTMSVQFQVSSSSSSSCLWLPNSPSPPNSPLFLPTRTTRFSSSPLAATPTFSSQSPTIQIIGNHTFDGSNQGGTNLWTDLDTDLYHWTKVLRPVQWFPGHIAKAEKELKEQLKLMDVVIEVRDGRIPMSTSHPQMDLWLGNRKRILVLNREDMISTADRNAWAEYFTRRGIKVVFSNGQLGMGAMKLGRLAKELAADVNVKRRAKGLLPRPVRAGIIGYPNVGKSSLINRLIKRRMCPAAPRPGVTRDLRWVRFGKDLELLDSPGILPMRISDQSAAIKLAICDDIGERSYDVADVAGILVQMLTKFPTVGRDMLCKRYKIDEDSECGKIFIEKLAVHLFNGDVHQAAYRVLSDFRKGRFGWTALERPPR, encoded by the exons ATGGTGACGATGAGTGTTCAATTTCaagtatcatcatcatcatcatcatcatgcttATGGCTTCCAAACTCTCCATCTCCACCAAATTCTCCACTATTTCTTCCCACTCGTACTACCAGATTCTCATCTTCACCTCTCGCTGCCACACCAACCTTCTCTTCTCAATCTCCCACCATTCAG ATAATTGGCAACCATACATTTGATGGTAGTAACCAAGGAGGAACTAATCTTTGGACTGATCTTGACACTGATCTTTATCACTGGACAAAGGTTTTACGCCCTGTGCAG TGGTTTCCTGGTCATATTGCAAAAGCAGAAAAGGAATTGAAGGAACAGCTTAAGTTGATGGATGTTGTTATAGAGGTGCGAGATGGGCGAATTCCAATGTCTACAAGTCATCCACAG ATGGATCTATGGCTTGGTAATAGAAAGAgaattttggttttaaataGAGAAGACATGATATCAACCGCAGATCGAAATGCTTGGGCAGAATATTTTACTAGGCGTGGAATAAAGGTTGTCTTCTCCAATGGACAACTTGGAATG GGCGCAATGAAACTAGGCCGGTTAGCAAAGGAGTTAGCAGCTGATGTAAATGTTAAACGGAGAGCCAAAGGACTACTTCCTCGTCCA GTTCGAGCTGGAATTATTGGATACCCTAACGTTGGAAAATCATCTTTGATCAACCGTTTGATAAAGCGAAGAATGTGCCCGGCAGCTCCAAGGCCAGGAGTTACAAGAGATTTGAg GTGGGTTCGATTTGGGAAAGATCTTGAATTGCTGGATTCTCCTGGGATACTTCCTATGCGAATCAGTGACCAGTCAGCGGCTATAAAACTTGCAATATGTGATGACATTGGAGAGAGGTCCTATGATGTGGCTGATGTTGCTGGAATTCTTGTGCAGATGCTTACAAAGTTTCCAACAGTAG GTCGAGACATGCTTTGTAAACGATACAAGATTGACGAAGACAGTGAATGTGGTAAAAT ATTCATAGAGAAGCTGGCCGTTCACTTGTTCAATGGAGATGTTCATCAAGCAGCATACCGTGTCCTATCAGATTTTAGAAAAGGTAGGTTTGGTTGGACTGCATTGGAGAGGCCTCCTAGGTGA